Proteins from a single region of Pseudodesulfovibrio portus:
- a CDS encoding DsrE family protein has protein sequence MHDIPASESLFIIWSSPDPEVADNLVFMYGHNSMKRDWWGRVRLIVWGPSAKLAATDEHIRKRLAEMEDDGVEIWACRACADNYGVTEELEKAGLNVFHVGQATTEMLKAGWKNLTF, from the coding sequence ATGCACGACATCCCCGCAAGCGAGTCCCTCTTCATCATCTGGAGTTCCCCGGACCCGGAAGTGGCCGACAATCTCGTCTTCATGTACGGCCACAACTCCATGAAACGGGACTGGTGGGGCCGCGTCCGGCTCATTGTCTGGGGCCCCAGCGCCAAGCTCGCGGCAACCGATGAACACATCCGAAAACGGTTGGCCGAGATGGAGGATGACGGCGTGGAAATCTGGGCCTGCCGTGCCTGCGCCGACAACTACGGCGTCACCGAGGAACTGGAAAAGGCGGGACTCAACGTCTTTCACGTGGGGCAGGCCACCACCGAGATGCTCAAGGCGGGCTGGAAAAATTTGACTTTCTGA
- a CDS encoding ArsR/SmtB family transcription factor: MHDRQPLKPMEAAFLADVCKALAHPARVRILKHLLDENRCICGSIVDILPLAQSTVSQHLKILKDAGLVRGEVEGRKTCYCADRELLSRFNGFIEAMLRQSEGRVCP; this comes from the coding sequence ATGCACGACCGACAACCGCTCAAGCCGATGGAGGCCGCCTTCCTCGCCGACGTCTGCAAGGCGTTGGCGCACCCGGCGCGCGTCCGCATCCTCAAGCACCTGCTGGATGAAAACCGGTGCATCTGCGGCAGCATCGTCGACATCCTGCCCCTGGCCCAGTCCACGGTCAGCCAGCATCTCAAGATACTGAAGGACGCCGGGCTGGTGAGGGGCGAGGTGGAAGGACGAAAAACATGCTATTGTGCCGACCGGGAACTGCTCTCCCGGTTCAACGGCTTCATTGAAGCCATGCTCAGGCAGAGCGAAGGACGGGTATGCCCATGA
- a CDS encoding electron transfer flavoprotein subunit beta/FixA family protein — protein MGNEFHIVVCGSIVPDPLQTLAPQDGPSGPVLQNEMMLPAVLDPWAGHALFEAANLAAKNPGSQVWLVCLGPKAKLQQVMMAVSQKAPFQLVVADGTSSGFADAYETAKVLSDTIDGIAGLDKSKMLLFGGWQSASRGSGAVMQMVGEMQAVSEQFQGVDKLTVADDGSLEILERVEGGAYQKSVVDGAPAVFGWATGELPEPPNNPQVGMQNMQKNMPALMQAKPADLSGTSLSFSSVAVPQQRRETRIEKDMSVDAMAQEIVEWIKG, from the coding sequence ATGGGCAATGAATTCCACATTGTGGTTTGCGGTTCCATCGTACCGGATCCGCTCCAGACGCTCGCACCCCAGGACGGCCCCAGCGGCCCGGTCCTGCAGAATGAAATGATGCTTCCCGCCGTGCTCGATCCGTGGGCCGGGCACGCCCTGTTCGAGGCCGCCAACCTGGCCGCCAAGAACCCCGGAAGCCAGGTCTGGCTGGTCTGCCTCGGTCCCAAGGCCAAGCTGCAGCAGGTCATGATGGCCGTATCCCAGAAGGCCCCGTTCCAGCTGGTGGTGGCCGACGGCACCTCGTCCGGCTTTGCCGACGCCTATGAAACCGCCAAGGTCCTGTCCGATACCATTGACGGTATCGCCGGGCTGGACAAGTCCAAGATGCTGCTCTTCGGCGGCTGGCAGTCCGCGTCACGCGGCTCCGGCGCGGTCATGCAGATGGTCGGCGAGATGCAGGCCGTTTCCGAGCAGTTCCAGGGCGTGGACAAGCTCACCGTGGCCGATGACGGTTCCCTGGAGATTCTGGAGCGCGTGGAAGGCGGCGCATATCAGAAATCCGTGGTGGACGGCGCGCCCGCCGTGTTCGGCTGGGCCACCGGCGAACTGCCCGAGCCGCCGAACAACCCGCAGGTGGGCATGCAGAACATGCAGAAGAACATGCCCGCCCTGATGCAGGCCAAGCCCGCCGACCTGTCCGGCACCAGCCTGTCCTTTTCCTCGGTGGCCGTGCCGCAGCAGCGCCGCGAGACCCGCATCGAAAAGGACATGTCCGTGGATGCCATGGCTCAGGAAATCGTCGAATGGATCAAGGGTTAG
- a CDS encoding response regulator — translation MPSTDITELTERLSREPISILIAEDSESNQDLLALYFKKTSCILDFADNGSQAVEKYKANRYDMVLMDIFMPVMDGLEATRKIRSFEKENNLPAVPVVAVTASAFEEDRQQSMEAGCTAFLAKPIRKADMFQCVADTVEGLQA, via the coding sequence ATGCCGAGCACCGACATCACCGAACTGACTGAACGGTTGTCACGGGAACCCATTTCAATCCTGATCGCCGAGGATTCCGAAAGCAATCAGGACCTGCTCGCGCTCTATTTCAAGAAAACATCCTGCATCCTCGATTTCGCCGACAACGGCAGCCAAGCCGTGGAGAAATACAAAGCCAACCGCTACGACATGGTGCTCATGGACATCTTCATGCCGGTCATGGACGGGCTGGAGGCCACCAGAAAAATCCGCTCCTTTGAAAAAGAGAACAACCTCCCCGCCGTTCCCGTGGTGGCCGTAACGGCCAGCGCCTTTGAAGAGGACCGCCAGCAATCCATGGAGGCCGGATGCACGGCCTTTCTGGCCAAGCCTATCCGCAAGGCCGACATGTTCCAGTGCGTTGCCGACACGGTTGAAGGGCTCCAGGCATGA
- a CDS encoding 4Fe-4S ferredoxin, with protein sequence MSDETPRAEMETDIVCVGFGPAAGGFLTTLTSGLMNEDGTPAVESKAMPGMAPQVICYERADDIGFGVSGVVTKGRAIRASFPDLDLSQIPMAHEVTEEKVLYLKDPVGASRRPAAFRLADKALGRWMEDDAFELPYIPPFLEKHPGMIFSIGQLNQWVGSNLMTTGLAQIWPSSPVAEPLMDGTAVKGVRMADQGVEKDGTPGAGYMPGMDMKAALTVVADGPVGPVGRHLDRTLGMPEGNHQREWAVGMKCVVDLPEGCDWKPGTVLHTIGYPEPEIFGFLYVYPGNVASLGIFVPSWFDNPVRTAYRYMQHWMLHPYLWKRLEGGAMRSWGAKSLNESGKRGEPILCGDGFARIGEGSGSTNVLTGSGVDEAWATGVQLGESVLELLKAGKAFTKENLEATYVAKRRASWVEQEAQVAAKSREGFTKSVVRGFLGMGMTGLTGGLLNMPGEQVKVQDRIPTIEDYYKGYIHEGEIREIRAECAKKGKSLHDALMDRVGWPEIPLDGRLLVSHQDALLMGGKVQANPGYADHVTFADPDLCAACREQVCIEACSGQAIYTNPDGGTPLFDREKCVHCGACMWNCSKSDPKDKERTNVRFRGGSGGLHSAEN encoded by the coding sequence ATGAGTGACGAGACTCCTCGGGCAGAGATGGAAACCGACATTGTCTGTGTCGGCTTCGGCCCTGCCGCCGGCGGATTCCTGACCACGTTGACGAGCGGCCTGATGAACGAGGACGGCACCCCGGCGGTGGAGTCCAAGGCCATGCCCGGCATGGCTCCCCAGGTCATCTGTTACGAGCGGGCCGACGACATCGGCTTCGGCGTTTCCGGCGTGGTCACCAAGGGCCGCGCCATCAGGGCCAGCTTTCCGGACCTTGATCTGTCCCAGATTCCCATGGCCCACGAGGTCACGGAAGAAAAGGTCCTGTACCTCAAGGACCCGGTGGGCGCGAGCCGCCGTCCCGCCGCGTTCAGGCTGGCCGACAAGGCGCTGGGCCGGTGGATGGAGGACGACGCTTTCGAGTTGCCCTACATCCCGCCGTTCCTGGAAAAGCATCCGGGCATGATTTTCTCCATCGGCCAGCTCAACCAGTGGGTGGGCTCCAACCTGATGACCACCGGCCTGGCCCAGATCTGGCCGTCCTCTCCCGTGGCCGAGCCGCTCATGGACGGCACGGCGGTCAAGGGCGTGCGCATGGCCGACCAGGGCGTGGAAAAGGACGGCACCCCCGGCGCGGGCTACATGCCCGGCATGGACATGAAGGCCGCCCTGACCGTGGTGGCCGACGGCCCTGTGGGCCCCGTGGGCCGGCATCTGGACCGGACCCTCGGCATGCCCGAAGGCAACCACCAGCGCGAGTGGGCCGTGGGCATGAAGTGCGTGGTCGACCTGCCCGAAGGGTGCGACTGGAAGCCCGGCACCGTGCTGCACACCATCGGCTACCCCGAGCCTGAAATTTTCGGTTTCCTGTACGTCTACCCCGGCAACGTCGCTTCCCTCGGCATCTTCGTGCCGTCCTGGTTCGACAACCCGGTGCGCACCGCCTACCGCTACATGCAGCACTGGATGCTTCATCCCTATCTGTGGAAGCGGCTGGAGGGCGGCGCCATGCGCTCCTGGGGGGCCAAGTCCCTGAACGAATCCGGCAAGCGCGGCGAGCCCATCCTGTGCGGCGACGGATTCGCCCGCATCGGCGAAGGGTCCGGTTCCACCAACGTGCTCACCGGATCGGGCGTGGACGAGGCCTGGGCCACGGGCGTCCAGCTGGGCGAGTCCGTGTTGGAGCTGCTCAAGGCGGGCAAGGCATTCACCAAGGAAAACCTCGAAGCCACCTACGTGGCCAAGCGCCGCGCCTCCTGGGTCGAGCAGGAAGCGCAGGTGGCGGCCAAGTCCCGCGAGGGGTTCACCAAGTCCGTGGTGCGCGGCTTCCTGGGCATGGGCATGACCGGCCTGACCGGCGGGCTGCTGAACATGCCCGGCGAGCAGGTCAAAGTGCAGGACCGCATCCCGACCATCGAAGACTATTACAAGGGGTACATCCACGAGGGCGAGATCCGGGAGATCCGCGCCGAGTGCGCCAAAAAGGGCAAGAGCCTGCACGATGCGCTCATGGACCGCGTGGGCTGGCCCGAGATTCCGCTGGACGGCAGGCTGCTGGTGTCCCATCAGGACGCGCTGCTCATGGGCGGCAAGGTCCAGGCCAACCCCGGCTATGCGGACCACGTCACTTTCGCCGATCCCGACCTCTGCGCCGCCTGCCGAGAGCAGGTGTGCATCGAGGCGTGTTCAGGCCAGGCCATCTACACCAACCCGGACGGCGGCACCCCGCTGTTCGACCGGGAAAAATGCGTCCATTGCGGCGCATGCATGTGGAATTGCAGCAAGTCCGATCCCAAGGACAAGGAGCGGACCAACGTCCGGTTCCGGGGCGGCTCAGGCGGGCTGCATTCGGCTGAAAATTAG
- a CDS encoding ATP-binding protein, which yields MTTGPRLSDILRLLEPDGAFAYAVAESPDREGVIAGANRTACSLLGYSPDEILSLSPADIVPDLNELAGTGPFETGDATVGHSLTTRNGDILPVEIRSHVLRIDDRELNIVSFRDNSRRSRSLLWEEQGQRCLRTLKRLSRAFDESEQALLEYVLRESLDMTGSSLGYIYFLNPGETEMTLKAWINDHSPKGVETTPPPHCGPREAGFWGAAMKQRSPVISNCCEATPGSPFSIDRHLCLPIIDNGRIVLIAGVANKKEDYTEADLAHLSLPIEGVWLIIQRKRMEAELVDAIKNAERASRAKSQFLANMSHELRTPLNGIMGMTQLLMGTEVNNEQKEYLTLSMEAAQHLSKVMTSLLDLTAIESGAVTITPVNFSLPDTLESIIKPLALQAAHKSLTLVHELHHEVPALINGDEKKLRQIIINLIYNAIKFTEEGEVALTVTRTATTSGLLGDMAELRFTVTDTGIGIPEDKLESIFERFVLGEDYLTKRYGGTGLGLSISRELANAMGGDISVRSTPGRGSTFTLTLPFLLRDAKGGSCTITDPTGGPSRPLNILVAEDEQVNALVTSGILKKRGHSVTVVGNGQHAIDALMRNPFDLVLMDVQMPVINGLEVTEIIRRGAAENVPRDIPIVGLTAYATDADRKLCLDAGMNFVVTKPFEAGELLASINRCTAA from the coding sequence ATGACCACGGGCCCCCGCCTGTCCGACATTCTCCGGCTCCTCGAGCCGGACGGGGCCTTCGCCTATGCGGTCGCGGAATCCCCGGACCGGGAGGGTGTTATAGCCGGAGCCAACCGGACCGCCTGCTCCCTGCTCGGCTATTCCCCGGACGAAATTCTCTCCCTGTCGCCCGCGGACATCGTTCCGGACCTGAACGAACTGGCGGGGACCGGCCCTTTCGAGACCGGGGACGCCACCGTGGGGCACTCCCTGACCACCCGCAACGGCGACATCCTGCCCGTGGAAATCCGATCCCACGTCCTGCGCATCGACGACCGGGAACTGAACATCGTGTCCTTCCGGGACAACTCCCGGCGGTCCCGCAGCCTTTTGTGGGAGGAACAGGGGCAGCGCTGCCTCCGGACGCTCAAAAGACTTTCCAGGGCCTTCGACGAATCCGAACAGGCGCTCCTCGAATACGTGCTGCGCGAAAGCCTCGACATGACCGGATCGAGCCTGGGCTACATCTATTTCCTGAATCCCGGCGAAACGGAAATGACCCTGAAGGCCTGGATCAACGACCATTCCCCCAAGGGCGTAGAAACGACTCCGCCGCCCCACTGCGGGCCCCGCGAAGCCGGATTCTGGGGCGCGGCGATGAAACAACGCAGTCCGGTCATCTCCAACTGCTGCGAGGCCACCCCCGGAAGCCCATTTTCCATAGACCGGCACTTGTGCCTGCCCATCATCGACAACGGCCGGATCGTGCTCATAGCCGGGGTGGCCAACAAGAAAGAAGACTACACCGAGGCGGACCTTGCCCACCTCTCCCTGCCCATCGAGGGCGTCTGGCTGATCATCCAGCGCAAACGCATGGAAGCGGAACTCGTCGACGCCATAAAGAACGCCGAGAGGGCCAGCCGGGCCAAGAGCCAGTTCCTGGCCAACATGAGCCACGAACTGCGCACCCCGCTCAACGGCATCATGGGCATGACCCAGCTCCTCATGGGAACCGAAGTCAACAACGAGCAGAAGGAATACCTCACCCTGTCCATGGAGGCGGCCCAACACCTCTCCAAGGTCATGACCTCCCTGCTCGACCTCACCGCCATCGAGTCCGGCGCGGTGACCATCACGCCCGTCAACTTCAGCCTGCCGGACACCCTGGAATCCATCATCAAGCCGCTGGCATTGCAGGCCGCGCACAAATCCCTGACATTGGTGCACGAGCTTCATCATGAGGTCCCGGCGCTGATCAACGGCGACGAGAAAAAGCTGCGCCAGATTATCATCAACCTGATCTACAACGCCATCAAGTTCACTGAAGAGGGCGAGGTTGCCCTGACCGTGACCCGGACCGCCACTACCAGCGGCCTGCTCGGGGACATGGCCGAACTCCGTTTCACCGTGACCGACACCGGCATCGGCATCCCTGAGGACAAGCTGGAGTCCATCTTCGAGCGGTTCGTGCTGGGCGAGGACTACCTGACCAAACGATACGGCGGGACCGGGCTGGGGCTGTCCATCTCGCGGGAACTGGCCAACGCCATGGGCGGCGACATCTCCGTCCGGAGCACGCCGGGCCGCGGCAGCACATTCACGCTCACCCTGCCCTTCCTGCTGCGCGACGCCAAGGGCGGTTCCTGCACCATCACCGATCCCACCGGCGGACCGTCCAGGCCGCTCAACATCCTGGTGGCCGAAGACGAGCAGGTCAACGCCCTGGTCACCTCGGGCATCCTCAAGAAAAGAGGCCACTCCGTGACCGTGGTGGGCAACGGCCAGCACGCCATCGACGCCCTGATGCGGAACCCGTTCGACCTGGTGCTCATGGACGTGCAGATGCCCGTGATCAACGGGCTCGAAGTCACCGAGATCATCCGCAGGGGCGCAGCCGAAAACGTGCCCAGGGACATTCCCATCGTAGGGCTGACGGCCTACGCCACGGACGCCGACCGCAAACTCTGCCTGGACGCGGGCATGAACTTCGTGGTCACCAAGCCCTTCGAAGCCGGGGAGCTGCTGGCCTCCATCAACCGGTGCACCGCAGCCTGA
- the hgcB gene encoding mercury methylation ferredoxin HgcB — MKDYRYIEGVATLELNSDKCVGCGLCATVCPHRIFEIRDRKAVILDFDACMECGACAQNCPTEALSVTPGVGCASYLISAWIHKLTGRKLDQGCC, encoded by the coding sequence ATGAAAGATTACAGATACATCGAAGGCGTCGCCACCCTGGAGCTGAACTCTGACAAATGCGTGGGCTGCGGCCTGTGCGCCACGGTCTGCCCGCACCGCATATTCGAAATCCGGGACAGGAAGGCGGTCATCCTCGACTTCGACGCGTGTATGGAATGCGGGGCGTGCGCGCAGAACTGCCCGACCGAGGCACTCTCGGTCACGCCGGGAGTGGGCTGCGCCTCCTATCTCATCTCGGCCTGGATTCACAAGCTGACCGGCAGGAAACTCGACCAGGGCTGCTGCTAG
- the hgcA gene encoding mercury methylation corrinoid protein HgcA translates to MAPADCPPTDPAEDDAPCUGPRPDPRAGVFEKPGYRMEPFVDGFVKTDAGFVPRVRTHLLLSDRLGTARTRVGYNRAGYKVVPGLYCVGNPEPESPVLVTANYKLTFDAVRTRLTGIDAWLLAVDTRGINVWCAAGKNLFATHEVILSVNAARLHEIIAHRELILPQLGATGVSAARVARGCGFSVTYGPVRAEDIPAFLRAGNTATEAMRTVTFTLRERIALIPVELFLLWKLLAWTMAGLFLLSGIGPGIFSLSAAWDRGLTAAGATLVGILSGCALVPLVLNRLPWRQFWPKGALTGLVTGTGYALLVAGGMGFTGTVALILWTTTVSSYMAMNFTGSTPYTSPSGVEAEMRRGIPLQVAGAALAVIGWLAAPFIG, encoded by the coding sequence ATGGCCCCGGCTGATTGTCCGCCCACCGACCCGGCGGAAGACGACGCACCCTGTTGAGGCCCCAGGCCCGACCCCCGTGCCGGGGTCTTCGAGAAGCCAGGCTACAGGATGGAGCCCTTTGTGGACGGGTTCGTCAAGACGGACGCCGGGTTCGTCCCCCGCGTGCGCACGCACCTGCTCCTGAGCGACCGCCTGGGGACCGCCCGGACCCGCGTCGGCTACAACCGCGCCGGATACAAGGTGGTTCCGGGTCTCTATTGCGTGGGCAATCCCGAACCCGAGTCCCCTGTCCTGGTCACGGCCAACTACAAGCTGACCTTTGACGCGGTCCGCACCCGGCTGACGGGCATCGACGCCTGGCTGCTGGCGGTGGACACGCGCGGCATCAACGTCTGGTGCGCGGCGGGCAAGAACCTGTTCGCCACCCACGAGGTGATCCTGAGCGTCAACGCCGCCCGGCTGCACGAGATTATCGCCCACCGCGAACTGATCCTGCCCCAGCTCGGGGCCACGGGCGTCTCCGCCGCCAGGGTCGCAAGGGGGTGCGGCTTTTCCGTCACATACGGCCCGGTGCGGGCCGAGGACATTCCCGCCTTCCTCCGGGCCGGGAACACGGCCACCGAGGCCATGCGAACGGTCACCTTCACGCTCCGGGAACGGATCGCGCTCATACCCGTCGAGCTGTTCCTGCTCTGGAAGCTCCTGGCCTGGACCATGGCCGGCCTCTTCCTCCTGTCCGGCATCGGACCGGGAATCTTCTCGCTGTCCGCCGCCTGGGACCGGGGGCTGACGGCTGCGGGAGCGACCCTTGTCGGCATCCTGTCGGGGTGCGCCCTGGTGCCGCTCGTCCTGAACCGGCTGCCTTGGCGGCAGTTCTGGCCCAAGGGTGCCCTGACCGGCCTGGTCACCGGAACCGGATACGCCCTGCTCGTCGCGGGCGGCATGGGCTTCACGGGCACCGTGGCGCTCATCCTGTGGACCACGACCGTGTCGTCCTACATGGCCATGAACTTCACCGGCTCCACGCCCTACACCTCGCCCTCGGGCGTGGAGGCGGAAATGCGCCGGGGCATCCCCCTGCAAGTCGCCGGCGCGGCCCTGGCCGTCATCGGCTGGCTGGCCGCACCGTTTATCGGATAG
- the rarD gene encoding EamA family transporter RarD, translated as MQQTDPKQKTYGFAAALGAFIAWGLLPIYWKSVITVDPFEILCHRIVWSLVFIAVILTILKGWSGTFAAIKSKRDILVLTLSSLMIGGNWMLYIWAVNTGHVLETSLGYYINPLVNVLFGFLFFRERLKPMQMIAIGLAALGVGNAVFSHGELPWISLCLAVSFALYGLLRKIASVESLPGLFLETMILGPFALAYLVMLEANGTAAMFHQSAHIDLLLMGAGAVTATPLIGFAYGARKLPLTVIGLLQYVAPSIAFCLGVFVYREHFTADHLITFALIWAGLAVYTGDTLRTLRRHRNQRRTAAG; from the coding sequence ATGCAACAGACCGACCCCAAACAGAAAACCTACGGATTCGCCGCCGCCCTGGGCGCCTTCATTGCCTGGGGGCTGCTGCCCATATACTGGAAGTCCGTCATCACGGTGGACCCGTTCGAGATACTCTGCCACCGCATCGTCTGGTCCCTGGTCTTCATCGCCGTTATCCTGACCATCCTCAAAGGCTGGAGCGGGACGTTCGCGGCCATCAAGTCCAAGCGGGACATCCTTGTCCTGACCCTGTCCAGCCTGATGATCGGCGGCAACTGGATGCTCTACATCTGGGCCGTGAACACCGGCCACGTCCTCGAGACCAGCCTCGGCTACTACATCAATCCCCTGGTCAACGTCCTGTTCGGATTCCTCTTCTTTCGCGAACGCCTCAAACCCATGCAGATGATCGCCATCGGCCTGGCCGCGCTGGGCGTGGGCAACGCGGTCTTCAGCCACGGCGAACTGCCCTGGATATCCCTGTGCCTGGCCGTGTCCTTTGCCCTGTACGGGCTGCTGCGCAAGATCGCGTCCGTGGAATCCCTGCCCGGCCTGTTCCTGGAGACCATGATCCTCGGCCCGTTCGCCCTGGCCTACCTGGTCATGCTGGAGGCAAACGGCACGGCGGCCATGTTCCATCAGTCGGCGCACATCGACCTCCTCCTGATGGGCGCGGGCGCCGTCACGGCCACCCCGCTCATCGGCTTCGCCTACGGTGCCAGAAAGCTCCCCCTGACCGTGATCGGGCTGCTCCAGTACGTGGCCCCGTCCATCGCCTTCTGCCTCGGCGTGTTCGTGTACCGGGAACACTTCACCGCCGACCACCTGATCACCTTCGCCCTGATCTGGGCCGGGTTGGCCGTGTACACGGGCGACACGCTCCGCACCCTCCGCCGCCACCGCAACCAACGGCGAACCGCCGCAGGCTGA
- a CDS encoding electron transfer flavoprotein subunit alpha/FixB family protein, whose product MTVLYLAHTECDNTLHKSALEGLAVAGDLAAGLGEDLAVGLIGGDVAAAADSIADCGAKFYAVSGADFADGRYASDLAAAEAIAKAVGPAIVIGPDTSRFSRALPGLAIRLGGRVDTHLSGFTAEGGKPVAKRWFYRQRMEGTLTRDERPWIVTLSSGIAAPFSGAGSAAVEAVSVDVSGVRTKVQGLECASEDAQTIRPDANLLFVAGAGWTKKQVDGATHVDVAETTIQTFLGATKASLGSSKSLVDISGEGGAVISFLTHMHQVGQTGATPRHPKGLATCCHGEEPHVVGWRFIKERRAINTDAGCGWAQGKCDVLYVGDAFAVMKKVNELLG is encoded by the coding sequence ATGACTGTTTTGTATCTTGCACACACCGAATGCGACAACACCCTGCACAAGTCCGCCCTGGAAGGGCTGGCCGTTGCCGGGGACCTGGCCGCAGGCCTGGGTGAAGACCTGGCCGTGGGCCTGATAGGCGGCGACGTGGCCGCTGCCGCCGACTCCATCGCGGACTGCGGCGCCAAGTTCTACGCCGTGTCCGGCGCGGACTTCGCGGACGGCCGCTACGCCTCCGATCTGGCCGCAGCCGAGGCCATCGCCAAGGCCGTGGGCCCGGCCATCGTCATCGGCCCGGACACCTCCCGCTTTTCCCGCGCCCTGCCGGGCCTGGCCATCCGCCTGGGCGGCCGCGTGGACACCCACCTGTCCGGCTTCACCGCCGAGGGCGGCAAGCCCGTTGCCAAGCGGTGGTTCTACCGCCAGCGCATGGAAGGCACCCTGACCCGCGATGAACGTCCCTGGATCGTCACTCTGTCGTCCGGCATTGCCGCGCCGTTCTCCGGTGCCGGGTCCGCCGCAGTGGAGGCCGTGTCCGTGGACGTGTCCGGCGTGCGCACCAAGGTGCAGGGTTTGGAGTGCGCCTCCGAGGACGCCCAGACCATTCGCCCGGACGCCAACCTGCTGTTCGTGGCCGGCGCGGGCTGGACCAAGAAGCAGGTCGACGGCGCGACCCACGTGGACGTGGCCGAGACGACCATCCAGACGTTTCTCGGCGCGACCAAGGCCTCGCTGGGTTCCTCCAAATCCCTGGTGGACATCTCCGGCGAGGGCGGCGCGGTCATCTCCTTCCTGACGCACATGCATCAGGTCGGGCAGACCGGGGCCACCCCGCGTCATCCCAAGGGACTGGCCACCTGCTGCCACGGCGAGGAGCCCCATGTTGTGGGTTGGCGCTTCATCAAGGAGCGCCGCGCCATCAACACCGACGCCGGTTGCGGCTGGGCGCAGGGCAAGTGCGACGTGCTCTACGTGGGCGACGCGTTCGCGGTCATGAAAAAGGTGAACGAACTGCTCGGCTAG